Genomic DNA from Amycolatopsis alba DSM 44262:
CATCACCGATCCGGTGTGCCGCGGCGCGGACTGGGTCCGGCCGATCACCGAGCTGGACTTCTACCGGCACTTCTACGCCATCGCCTCGGTCGGCGGGCAGGGCATGCTCGCCTCGGACCTGGCCAGGACCCAGCCTCCGTCCACAAAGGACGTACCGGCCGCCGGGCCGGACGCGGCGCAGCGGATCGCCGAAGGGTTCCGCAAGGCCATGGGAACCGGCGAACTCGGCAGCAACGGCATCGCGATCGGCGGGGACGGGACACGGTCGGGCGGCGGGCTGCTGCTGGGGAATCCGCACTACCCGTGGCAGGGCGGGCGCCGGTTCTGGCAGTCACAGCTGACCATTCCCGGCCGCTTCGACGTCGCAGGCGGGAGCCTGCTGGGCATCCCGATGCCGCAGATCGGGCACACCGCCGACGTAGCGTGGACGCATACGGTGTCGACCGCGACCACCTTCGGCCTCTTCGAAGTGCCGCTGGTCCCCGGTGACCCGACGACGTACCTCGTCGACGGCAAACCGGAGAAGATGACCGCACGCGAGGTGAAGGTCGAGGTCAAGGAACCGGGTGGCGAGCGGAAGCAGGTCAGCCGCACGTTCTACGGGACCAGGTACGGCCAGGTCGTCGGGTCGGCCTTCGACGTGCCCATGCCGTGGACGACGAAGTCCGCGCACACCTTGCGGGACGGGAACGCGGGCAATCTCCGCGGCCTCAACACCTGGTTCGAACTGAGCGAAGCGCACAGCACCAAAGACGTCGCCGACACGCTCGCGCGCACGCAGGGCGTCCCGTGGGTCAACACCATCGCCGCCGACAGGGCGGGCAACGCGCTGTACAGCGACATCCAGGTGGTCCCGCACGTCACCGACGAGCTGGCCGCGACCTGTGGCACCCCGCTCGGGAACCAGCTGTTCGCGCTCGGCGGATTGTCCATCTTGGACGGTGGGAAGTCCTCGTGCGGCTGGGGTTCCGACCCGGATTCCCTGGAACCGGGCCTGTTCGGGCCGTCCAAGCTGCCCTTGCAGCAGCGGCGTGACTACGAACTCAACGCCAACGACAGCGCCTGGCTCGCCAACGCCCGCGCGCCGATCGCGCCGCTCCCCCGGATCGTCGGCACGACCGGGACGACCCGATCGGACAGGACCAGGGAAGCGCTGATCTCCGCTGAAGAAGGTATGGCGGGCAAGGGTTTCACGCCGTCGTCGATGAAGGACCTGCTGTACCGCGACCGGAGCCGCACCGCCGAACTCGCCGCCGCCGACACGGCGAAGATGTGCGCGTCCTTCCCTGGCGGGCAGGCACCGTCCGCGTCCGGGCCGGTGCCCGTCGGCAACGCCTGCTCGACGCTCGCGTCCTGGGACCGCACCTTCCGGCTCGACAGCCGCGGCGCGCTGTTCTTCCAGCGGTTCGCGGCCCGGCTCGGCGGGCTGCGGGACTTCTGGCAGGTCCCCTTCGACCCGGCCCAGCCGGTGACGACGCCGCGTTCACTCGCGACCGGGAACCCTGTCGTGCAGAAGGCTTTCGGTGACACGCTCACGGAATTCCGCGCCGGCGGCATCCCGGTCGACGGCAGGCTCGGCGACAACCAGACGGTGACGCGGGCCGGTCAGCGGATCCCGATCCACGGCGGGCCCGGCGGCCTGGGCGTGCTCAACGTGATCACGGCCCAGTGGGATCCGGCGGGCGGCAACCGCGAGGTCGCGCACGGATCCAGTTTCGTGCAGGTGGTCGGGTTCAGCGGCAAGGCCTGCCCGGACGTCTCGACGATCATGACGTACTCGCAGTCGACCGACGTCACGTCGCCGCATTTCGCCGACCAAACGCGGCTGTACTCGCGGGGCGGCTGGGTGCGGGGACGGTTCTGCGGTGCCGACATCGCGGCGTCACCGGAGCTGAAGGTGGTGCGGCTGCGGTAAGCACCGGGCCGCACTCGCGTGCTTGAAGACGGAACTCGCGTGATCGGAGACGGAACTCGCGTGATCAGACACCGCACACCCGAGTGCGGCGTCCAGACACGTGAGTTCCGTTTCTGATCACGCGAATGACGCCTTCGTCCTGGCTGCGAGAACCGCTACTGGGGTTGCTGTTGCTGGCTCGGCAGGGTCCCGGCCGCCATCCGCCGGGCCACGTCCCGCCGCAGCCACAGCAGCCACAGCCAGATCCCGAGGAAGATCACCCCGAGGATCGCCACGGCGGGCAGCGCGACGAAGAACGCGATCAGGGCGACCTGCAGCACGAGCACCGCGGGCACCGCCCAGGGCTTCTTCAGGAAACCGCACAGCACGATCAGCGCGACCGCGACAGCGATCACCGACCAGCCGGTGACCGAGCCGATCCCGCTGCCGAGTTTCGCCACCACCGGCAGCGCCAGCGCGACGGTGATGCCCTCCATGATCAGGGAACCGGCCATCACGCCGCGGAAGGACTTCATCGGGTCCTTGGCCGGCGGCTTCGGGGTCTCGTCGGTCACGCCGGCTCCTTACCGAACAGGGTCCTGGCCTCGCCCGCGGTGACGACCGAGCCGGTGACCAGCACACCGCCGCCCGCCAGAGGTTCCTCCGGGTCGTCGCTCTGCTCGACGAGGCCGATGGCGGTTTCGATCGCGGCGTCCAGGCTCGGTTCGGCCACGACGCGGTCTTCGCCGAAGATCGAGATGGCGATGTCGTTGAGTTCGTCGAGCGGCATCGCGCGCGGGGACGAGTTCTTGGTGACGACGATCTCGGTGACGACCGGTTCGAGGGCGTCCAGGATTCCCCTCGCGTCCTTCTCGGCCATCACGCCGACCACGGCGGCGAGGCGCCGGAAGGCGAACTCCTCGGCGACGGTGGTGGCGAGCGCCTTGGCGCCGTGCGGGTTGTGCGCGGCGTCGAGCAGCACGGTCGGTGCGGCGCGGACGCGCTCCAGCCTGCCGGGGGTCTCCACCTCGGCGAAGGCCTCTCGAACGGCTTCGACGACCAGTTGTTTGTCCTTGCCCGCGCCGAAGAAGGCTTCGACGGCGGCCAGTGCGAGCGCGGCGTTGGCCGCCTGGTGCGCGCCGTGCAGCGGCAGGAAGATCTCGTCGTAGACCCCGCCGAGGCCCTGCAGCTTCAGCAGCTGCCCGCCGACGGCGATCTCGCGTTCCAGCACGCCGAACTCGCTGCCCGCGCGGGCGACGGCCGCGTCGACCTCGACGGCGCGTTCCAGCAGGATCTTCTGCACGTCGGGGTCCTGCTCGGCGATGACCGCGACGCTGCCGGGCTTGATGATCCCGGCCTTCTCCACCGCGGCTTTGACCGGGGAACCGCCGAAGTACTCGACGTGGTCGACGCCGATCGGCGTGATGACGGCGACGTCGCCGTCCGCGACGTTGGTGGCGTCCCAGGAGCCGCCGAGACCGGTTTCGACGACCGCGGCCTCGACGGGCGCGTCGGCGAAGGCCGCGAACGCCATCCCGGTGAGCACCTCGAACTTGCTCATCGGCACCCCGTCGGGCCCGCCCGCGTTGTCCACCATGGTCACGTACGGCGCGACGTCGCGATACAGGTCGACGTACGCGGCGGCGGAGATGGGGACGCCGTCCAGCGCGATCCGCTCGGTGACCAGCTGCAGATGCGGGCTCGTGTACCGGCCGACGCGCAGGCCCATCCGGGTCAGCAGCGCGTCGATCATCCGCGTGGTCGAACCCTTGCCGTTGGTCCCGGCGACGTGCAGCACCGGGTAGCCGCGGTGCGGTTCACCCATGAGGTTGACCAGGGCCGCGATCCGGGCGAGGGACGGTTCGATCTTGGTCTCGGGCCAGCGCTGGTTCAGCTCGGCCTCGACGGCGAGCAGTTCGCGGCGCGCCTGCTGGCCGTTGGGGTCGGACGGGGTGAACTCGTCGCCCTGGTCGTCCAGTTCGTGCAGTTCCACGTCCTCGGGGGCGACGAGGTCCGGCACGGGCCCGAGCGCGAGGTTGTCCCCCAGCTGCCCGATCCCGCCGATCCCGCCGCCGGCGCCGCCGCCCGCCTGGTACGCGGCGTCGGGTGCGTCCAGATCCGGGTCGGTGTCGTCGGCCGGATCGTGGGCGCGTGCCCCCAATTCGTCGACACCGGCGAAACTGTCCAGATCTGCCAGGTCCGGGGATTCCCTGAAATCTTCGGAATCCCGGCCGTCACCTCGCGGCACGAACTCTCCTCTTAGCCTTGCTGCCTGTCGGGCCGAGTCTACGTGCGGCTTTTGCTGGCACTCTCGACGCATGGGGTTCAACCACAACGACCACTACCACCCGCTGCTGCTCGACCACCTGCCGCCCGGTCCGGGGGTGGCGCTGGACGTGGGCTGCGGCGGCGGACGGTTCGCCCGGCGGCTCGCGGCGACCGGTATGCACGTCGAGGCGATCGACCGGTCCGGCCCGATGATCGACCTGGCCCGTGCGGCGGGCTCGCCGGGCCCCGGCACGATCTCGTACCGGCAGGCCGACGTCTCCGCCGAGAAGCTGCCGGAGGGCGCGTACGACTTCATCTCCTGCCTCGCGTCGCTGCATCATGTGCCCTTCGACACGGTCACGAGGCTGCGGGACGCGCTGGTCCCCGGCGGGGTGCTGGCCGTGCTCGGCCTCGGCAAGCCCAGCACGCCCGCCGACTACGCGCGTGCCCTGGTGGCCTCGCCGGTCAACGCGCTGGCCAGGGTGGTCGTGTACGCGGGCGAACGGCTCAACGGCGGGATCGATCCGCTGCCGACGGCGCCCATCCACGAGACCTTCCCCCCGATGAACCGGATCCGGCGTGACGCGGCCCGGCTGCTGCCGGGAAGCAGGCTCCGGAGCCTGCTCTTCTACCGCTATCTCCTCGTCTACCGCAGACCCGAAGAAGACCACCCGATGTGACACCCCAAGCGGGTGAAACCGGGACCCGACCACCCGATCGGCGGCGCCGACCCGGCCGGATGCGGTTCATTTTTGATGAGGCCATCCAGTCCGGAGATCGGGGTCCTCATGCGCTTCAGACGCGTCTTGTTCGCGGCCGTCTCGACCGTCGTCCTGCTGATCGCTTCCACCACGGCGGCCACCGCCGCCACGCGGTCCTACCGGAACTACGTCGCGCTGGGTGATTCGTACACTTCCGGGCCGCTCATCCCGCTCCCCCGCCTCGACCCGCTCTTCTGCGGCAAATCGACGCAGAACTACCCGTCGATGCTCGCCGCGGCGCTGCACGTCCGCTCGTTCACCGACATCAGCTGTGGCGGCGCCGACACGAGCAACATGACGCAGCGGCAGAGTGTGTTCCTCGGCAGCAACCCGCCGCAGTTCAGCGCCCTGCGTGCGAACACCGACCTGGTCACCGTCGGGATCGGCGGCAACGACTACGGCGTCTTCGGCACGCTCGTCGGCACCTGCCCGTCCCTGCGCGCGGCCGATCCCACCGGGAACCCGTGCCAGGACAGGTTCACCTCGGGCGGTGTCGACACCATCAAGGCCAAGATCGCCGAAACCGGCAAGAACGTCGAGAAGGTACTGGCCGGGATCCACGCCCGCTCGCCGCGCGCCGACGTGGTCGTCGTCGGCTATCCGCGGATCGCGCCGGAGTCCGGTCACTGCCCGAAGATCCTGCCCTTCGCAGACGGTGACTACGCCTGGCTCAACACCGTCGAGAAGGCGTTGAACTCGGCGATCGAGAAGGCCGTCGCCGCCGACGGGGATTCGTCCTTTGTGGACACCTACGGTCCGTCCGCCGGGCACGACGCCTGCGCGCCGGACGGTGCCGCGTGGATCAACGGGCAGCACACGAAACTGCTCGCCGCGGCCGCTTACCACCCCTACCGCGCGGGGATGGCGGGCGTGGCCGGAGTGGTCCTGCGCCACCTCCGCTGAACGCCGTGAACGGTCCGTTCCTGGCGAATTTCGCCAGGAACGGACCGTTCACAGCACTCGTCAGGATGCGGGAAGAGCCGCCAGCCGGGCGTTGATGCGCTCGATGTCCGCCACCGCGGTCTCCTGGCGGGCCCGGATCTTGCCGATCACCGGCTCCGGTGCCTTGTCGATGAAGGCCTGGTTGCCGAGTTTGGCCTCGGCCTGGGCCAGCTCCTTCTCCGCGGCACCCAGATCCTTCTGCAAACGTTTGCGTTCAGCGGCGACGTCGATCGTGCCGGACAGGTCCAGTTCGACGGTGACGACACCGGCCGAAAGCCCGACCTCCAGCGACGCGCTCGGCGCGAAACCGTCTTCCGGCTGGGTGAGCCGGACCAGCGAGCGGATCGGCTCGTCGTGCCCGGTGATCTCGGCGAACCCGTCGCCGGACAGCCGCGCGGCCACCTTCTGGCTGGGCTTGAGGCCCTGGTCCGCACGGAACCGGCGGACCTCGGTGACCAGCTTCTGCACGTCCGCGATCCGCTTGTCGGCGACCGCGTCGGCGTAGGAACCGTCCGCCACCGGCCACGGGGCGATCACCAGCGACTCGCGGCCGGTCAGCGCCGTCCACAGCTTCTCGGTGATGAACGGGATGAACGGGTGCAGCAGCTTCAGCACGGTGTCGAACACGTGCCCGAGCACCGCGCGCGTCGCCGTCACACGGGCCTCGTCACCCTGGAAGACCTGGACCTTCGACAGCTCCAGGTACCAGTCGCACAGCTCGGTCCAGGTGAACTGGTAGAGCAGGTCCGTCGCCTTGGCGAACTGGTAGTCCGCCAGGTACGCCGTGACGTCGGTGACGACGCTGTCGAGCCTGCCGAGGATCCAGCGGTCGGCCTCGGTGAGATCGGCGGCGGCGGGCAGCGGGGCGTTCGCGTCCGCGCCGTTCATCATGGCGAACTTGGTGGCGTTCCAGAGCTTCGTGGTGAAGTTCCGGGAGCCCGCGACCCATTCCTCGCCGATCGGCACGTCGGTGCCGGGGTTGGCGCCACGCGTGAGGGTGAAGCGCAGCGCGTCGGTGCCGTAGCGGTCCATCCACTCGATGGGGTCGACACCGTTGCCCGCGGTCTTCGACATCTTCTTGCCGAACTGGTCGCGGACCATGCCGTGCAGCGCGATGGTCTTGAACGGCGCCTCGCCGGTGGCGTAGAGGCCGAACATCATCATCCGCACGACCCAGAAGAACAGGATGTCGTAGCCGGTGACCAGCACCGACGTCGGATAGAACTTGTTCAGGTCCGGCGTCTTCTCCGGCCAGCCGAGGGTGGAGAACGGCCACAGACCCGAGGAGAACCAGGTGTCGAGGACGTCCGGGTCCTGGGTCCAGCCCTCGCCCGACGGCGGCTCCTCGTCCGGTCCGACGCAGACGACCTCGTCGTTCGGGCCATACCAGACCGGGATGCGGTGGCCCCACCACAGCTGACGCGAGATGCACCAGTCGTGCAGGTTGTCGACCCAGTCGAAGTAGCGCTTCTCCATCTCCGGCGGGTGGACGTTCACCCGGCCGTCGCGCACCGCGTCGCCCGCGGCCTTCGCGAGCGGCCCGACCTTGACGAACCACTGCAGCGACAGGCGCGGCTCGATCGGCTCCTTCGAACGCTCCGAGTGCCCGACACTGTGCAGGTACGGACGCTTTTCCGCGACGATGCGGCCCTGCTCGCGCAGCTTCTCCCGCACCGCGACACGGGCCTCGAACCGGTCCATACCGTCGAACTCGGTGCCGGTGCCGTCGATGCGGCCCTGCTCGTCCATGATCGTGATCATCGGCAGGTCGTGCCGCTGGCCGATCTCGAAGTCGTTCGGGTCGTGCGCGGGGGTCACCTTGACCGCGCCGGTGCCGAACTCCGGGTCGACGTGCTTGTCCGCGACGATCGGGATCCGGCGCCCGGTCAGCGGCAGCTCGACCTCGGTGCCGATGAGGTGCGTGTAGCGCTCGTCGTCCGGGTGAACCGCGACGGCGGTGTCGCCGAGCATCGTCTCCATCCGGGTGGTGGCCACGACGATCGCGTTCTCGCCGTCGCCGTAGCGCATCGAGACGAGTTCGCCCTCGACCTCTTCGTGCTTCACCTCGGCGTCGGACAGCACCGACCGCAGCTCCGGCGACCAGTTCACCAGACGCTCGGCGCGATAGATCAGGCCGTCGTCGAAGAGCTTCTTGAAGATCGTGTTGACGGCCTTGGACAGGCCGTCGTCCATGGTGAACCGCTCGCGGGTCCAGTCGACACCCTCGCCGAGGCGCTTCATCTGGGCGAGGATCTTGCCGCCGTGCTCGTTCTTCCACTGCCAGACGCGCTCGACGAAGGCCTCGCGGCCGAGCTCGCGGCGGCTGGTGCCCTCGGCGCGGAGCTGCTTCTCGACCAGCGCGTGGACCGCGATACTCGCGTGGTCCATCCCCGGCAGGTACAGCGTCTCGTCACCGAGCATGCGGTGGAAGCGGGTGGTGGCGTCGATCAGGGTGTGCTCGAACGCGTGCCCGATGTGCAGCGAACCGGTCACGTTCGGGGGCGGGATGACTACCGTGAACGGCGGCTTGTCCGACGTGGGGTCGGCCGTGAAGTACCCGGCGTCTACCCAGGACTGGTAGAGCGAGGCTTCTTCGTCGGCCGGGTTCCAGGCACCCGGTAGGTCGGTCTGCTGCGGCTGGGCGTTCTCGGTCACATTGTCAAGTCTACGAACCCCCTCCACCGAGTTGCTCACCGGCCGTAACGCTCGCCGTTCCCCGCCGATGAGGTTTTGTCGCAAAGCACTGGGGAGAGGCTCGTTCATGGAAGACAGCCGGATGGAGACGCATCCGGATCTGCTGGATCCGGAATGGCGCAGCCGCGCCGAACGCGACGCTCGGCGCGGCGCGAAAAAGGAACTCAGACAGCGGCGGAAGCAGACTCCGCGCCGCCGTTTCCGGCGGGGTTTCCGGATGTCCCGTGGCCGCCGTGTCCTGGTCCTGTTCCTGGCACTGACCGTGGTCCTGCTCGTGGCCGCGACGATCGTCGTGCGGCAGCTGCGGGAC
This window encodes:
- a CDS encoding penicillin acylase family protein; the encoded protein is MRRFQRGLVLLTAALAVSSLTTGVSSADELGRSRAVIRYTEFGIPHIAAKDFDGLGYGYGFASAKDNICELANTYLTVSARRSAYLGAGGHGNPAMSEAENNLDSDLHFQRINDSGVVERLLAQPAPLGPRTEVRQLASGYVEGYNAYLKQTGVRRITDPVCRGADWVRPITELDFYRHFYAIASVGGQGMLASDLARTQPPSTKDVPAAGPDAAQRIAEGFRKAMGTGELGSNGIAIGGDGTRSGGGLLLGNPHYPWQGGRRFWQSQLTIPGRFDVAGGSLLGIPMPQIGHTADVAWTHTVSTATTFGLFEVPLVPGDPTTYLVDGKPEKMTAREVKVEVKEPGGERKQVSRTFYGTRYGQVVGSAFDVPMPWTTKSAHTLRDGNAGNLRGLNTWFELSEAHSTKDVADTLARTQGVPWVNTIAADRAGNALYSDIQVVPHVTDELAATCGTPLGNQLFALGGLSILDGGKSSCGWGSDPDSLEPGLFGPSKLPLQQRRDYELNANDSAWLANARAPIAPLPRIVGTTGTTRSDRTREALISAEEGMAGKGFTPSSMKDLLYRDRSRTAELAAADTAKMCASFPGGQAPSASGPVPVGNACSTLASWDRTFRLDSRGALFFQRFAARLGGLRDFWQVPFDPAQPVTTPRSLATGNPVVQKAFGDTLTEFRAGGIPVDGRLGDNQTVTRAGQRIPIHGGPGGLGVLNVITAQWDPAGGNREVAHGSSFVQVVGFSGKACPDVSTIMTYSQSTDVTSPHFADQTRLYSRGGWVRGRFCGADIAASPELKVVRLR
- the folC gene encoding bifunctional tetrahydrofolate synthase/dihydrofolate synthase → MPRGDGRDSEDFRESPDLADLDSFAGVDELGARAHDPADDTDPDLDAPDAAYQAGGGAGGGIGGIGQLGDNLALGPVPDLVAPEDVELHELDDQGDEFTPSDPNGQQARRELLAVEAELNQRWPETKIEPSLARIAALVNLMGEPHRGYPVLHVAGTNGKGSTTRMIDALLTRMGLRVGRYTSPHLQLVTERIALDGVPISAAAYVDLYRDVAPYVTMVDNAGGPDGVPMSKFEVLTGMAFAAFADAPVEAAVVETGLGGSWDATNVADGDVAVITPIGVDHVEYFGGSPVKAAVEKAGIIKPGSVAVIAEQDPDVQKILLERAVEVDAAVARAGSEFGVLEREIAVGGQLLKLQGLGGVYDEIFLPLHGAHQAANAALALAAVEAFFGAGKDKQLVVEAVREAFAEVETPGRLERVRAAPTVLLDAAHNPHGAKALATTVAEEFAFRRLAAVVGVMAEKDARGILDALEPVVTEIVVTKNSSPRAMPLDELNDIAISIFGEDRVVAEPSLDAAIETAIGLVEQSDDPEEPLAGGGVLVTGSVVTAGEARTLFGKEPA
- a CDS encoding valine--tRNA ligase, which codes for MTENAQPQQTDLPGAWNPADEEASLYQSWVDAGYFTADPTSDKPPFTVVIPPPNVTGSLHIGHAFEHTLIDATTRFHRMLGDETLYLPGMDHASIAVHALVEKQLRAEGTSRRELGREAFVERVWQWKNEHGGKILAQMKRLGEGVDWTRERFTMDDGLSKAVNTIFKKLFDDGLIYRAERLVNWSPELRSVLSDAEVKHEEVEGELVSMRYGDGENAIVVATTRMETMLGDTAVAVHPDDERYTHLIGTEVELPLTGRRIPIVADKHVDPEFGTGAVKVTPAHDPNDFEIGQRHDLPMITIMDEQGRIDGTGTEFDGMDRFEARVAVREKLREQGRIVAEKRPYLHSVGHSERSKEPIEPRLSLQWFVKVGPLAKAAGDAVRDGRVNVHPPEMEKRYFDWVDNLHDWCISRQLWWGHRIPVWYGPNDEVVCVGPDEEPPSGEGWTQDPDVLDTWFSSGLWPFSTLGWPEKTPDLNKFYPTSVLVTGYDILFFWVVRMMMFGLYATGEAPFKTIALHGMVRDQFGKKMSKTAGNGVDPIEWMDRYGTDALRFTLTRGANPGTDVPIGEEWVAGSRNFTTKLWNATKFAMMNGADANAPLPAAADLTEADRWILGRLDSVVTDVTAYLADYQFAKATDLLYQFTWTELCDWYLELSKVQVFQGDEARVTATRAVLGHVFDTVLKLLHPFIPFITEKLWTALTGRESLVIAPWPVADGSYADAVADKRIADVQKLVTEVRRFRADQGLKPSQKVAARLSGDGFAEITGHDEPIRSLVRLTQPEDGFAPSASLEVGLSAGVVTVELDLSGTIDVAAERKRLQKDLGAAEKELAQAEAKLGNQAFIDKAPEPVIGKIRARQETAVADIERINARLAALPAS
- a CDS encoding class I SAM-dependent methyltransferase, producing the protein MGFNHNDHYHPLLLDHLPPGPGVALDVGCGGGRFARRLAATGMHVEAIDRSGPMIDLARAAGSPGPGTISYRQADVSAEKLPEGAYDFISCLASLHHVPFDTVTRLRDALVPGGVLAVLGLGKPSTPADYARALVASPVNALARVVVYAGERLNGGIDPLPTAPIHETFPPMNRIRRDAARLLPGSRLRSLLFYRYLLVYRRPEEDHPM
- a CDS encoding SGNH/GDSL hydrolase family protein produces the protein MRFRRVLFAAVSTVVLLIASTTAATAATRSYRNYVALGDSYTSGPLIPLPRLDPLFCGKSTQNYPSMLAAALHVRSFTDISCGGADTSNMTQRQSVFLGSNPPQFSALRANTDLVTVGIGGNDYGVFGTLVGTCPSLRAADPTGNPCQDRFTSGGVDTIKAKIAETGKNVEKVLAGIHARSPRADVVVVGYPRIAPESGHCPKILPFADGDYAWLNTVEKALNSAIEKAVAADGDSSFVDTYGPSAGHDACAPDGAAWINGQHTKLLAAAAYHPYRAGMAGVAGVVLRHLR
- a CDS encoding DUF4233 domain-containing protein, yielding MTDETPKPPAKDPMKSFRGVMAGSLIMEGITVALALPVVAKLGSGIGSVTGWSVIAVAVALIVLCGFLKKPWAVPAVLVLQVALIAFFVALPAVAILGVIFLGIWLWLLWLRRDVARRMAAGTLPSQQQQPQ